The proteins below come from a single Salvelinus fontinalis isolate EN_2023a chromosome 1, ASM2944872v1, whole genome shotgun sequence genomic window:
- the LOC129856854 gene encoding pleckstrin homology domain-containing family M member 1-like translates to MLATQTPDTGPEAKDVKQWIKEKLAWSLKALQKRYVTTDVVVTSEDGDANLLCCALEAIFIHGIKSKYVRSEAGGRGRKGGSRGPLPQPEFWSLLKTVTHGDVITELEKLSFVGTDTGRCRAWLRLALNHGLMECYLASLFREGSKLQAHYQPSALLLDPEEREVLLSYIQGLASLTFNLSYKSAVLNEWTTTPLALAGLCPAAQAEALDLPFLTNRKESWDTVSQSSGGSDTVEVQRGGPGVLGKGIGGVSGFKTPLNSSNLSLDTTGSSQLSSSLSSDSLLQGHDPKSPDKETWPCDLEISNMEKNGNAKRPLKDVLADFRESAHSSQDSMREDSYVSTPGADHLSENTAFSGSDSETQGHVTHLTGPCNPASLGSDQEEPSTKTHVPSNVYSHIEGPSSLSDCVESTSTTPQLPVTETPQEKKTEYSASEPSAHMNLHRTTSVLSRTVSTDSVAHSHSWISEDDIYKPHLEEVADPDDSLLGSGPACVNGFTSPPPEPETPQSPPSVVHRRQIGLSNPFRGLLKLGHLERRGTVGMWRDYYCELSPFEFRLYQNAEERTCCDNCSLLRCEDARVTSAEGRFDLSFPGKRLLMRAANRDEAEDWVDRIAEAVNKCRPLNLIDDQWEVLQLSDSSVTPDEFPKSSPSSASSVPTSPERGGTVVEQEQQLELDWTRPTDPESDAIKEAVLYFCQDSEARNWTPLVFSLSLETLKGFRMQDGQKVLRFSHPIEGIRDVVPDVSLGGPAFFRVVTARDTLKLRAKSSEEARVWRGLIRGALDSYLESGEDWEPESPGVAHGAGGNIHRLVQHRLKGDGVLLAHLCTVPTEKGLDLQGFKCAGCPKVMGVSRGKARLCEFSGQYYCDACHQGDTIVIPSRMVHNWDLTPREVSRRALKLLAQIEHEPLLNLDLLNSDLWEHAEAMAQAQSLRQRLRLLGDYLLICRSGACKNIQTRLGPRTYLLESSHLYSVMDLRQIAEGMYVAYLNTLIQFASNHVHHCDLCTQRGFICQICHASDIIFPFQFDTTTRCKECKAVFHATCKAKSPSCPRCLRLQRYLERDLQD, encoded by the exons ATGTTAGCCACACAGACCCCAGATACAGGGCCAGAGGCAAAAGACGTCAAGCAG TGGATTAAGGAGAAGTTGGCGTGGTCACTCAAGGCGTTGCAGAAGCGCTACGTGACAACCGATGTCGTGGTGACCAGCGAGGATGGTGACGCCAACCTGCTGTGCTGCGCACTGGAGGCCATCTTTATCCATGGCATCAAGAGCAAATATGTTCGCTCCGAGGCCGGGGGACGCGGCAGGAAAGGGGGGTCCCGGGGACCCCTACCCCAACCTGAGTTCTGGAGCCTGCTCAAGACGGTCACTCACGG TGATGTGATCACGGAGCTGGAGAAGCTGAGCTTCGTGGGTACGGACACGGGTCGCTGCCGGGCCTGGCTGCGGCTGGCCCTCAACCACGGCCTGATGGAGTGCTACCTGGCCTCCCTCTTCCGCGAGGGCTCCAAACTGCAGGCCCACTACCAGCCCTCCGCCCTGCTTCTGGACCCTGAGGAGCGTGAGGTGCTGCTCAGTTACATCCAGGGCCTGGCCTCCCTCACCTTCAACCTCTCTTACAAATCGGCCGTGCTCAACGAGTGGACCACCACCCCTCTGGCTCTGGCTGGCCTCTGCCCTGCCGCCCAGGCTGAAGCGCTCGACCTCCCCTTTCTCACCAATCGCAAGGAATCCTGGGATACGGTGTCACAGTCGTCCGGCGGGTCGGATACGGTTGAAGTGCAGCGAGGGGGGCCAGGGGTACTGGGGAAGGGGATTGGGGGGGTCTCAGGGTTTAAGACCCCACTAAATTCATCCAATTTGAGCCTGGACACCACAGGGTCGTCTCAGCTCTCCTCCAGTCTGAGCTCTGACAGTCTGCTTCAAGGTCACGATCCCAAGAGCCCAGACAAGGAGACCTGGCCATGTGACCTGGAAATCTCCAACATGGAGAAGAATGGCAATGCCAAGAGGCCTCTCAAAGA TGTTCTGGCAGACTTCAGGGAGAGTGCCCATTCCAGTCAGGACTCCATGCGCGAGGATTCGTACGTGTCCACCCCAGGCGCAGACCACCTCTCTGAGAACACTGCCTTCAGTGGCTCCGACAGCGAGACCCAGGGGCATGTCACACATCTCACTGGCCCCTGTAACCCTGCTTCACTGGGGTCAGACCAGGAGGAGCCTTCCACTAAGACCCACGTCCCCTCCAACGTGTACTCGCACATTGAAGGGCCCTCCAGTCTCAGTGACTGTGTAGAGAGCACATCGACAACTCCTCAACTGCCTGTCACTGAGACGCCACAGGAGAAAAAAACTGAATATTCTGCCTCGGAGCCTTCAGCCCACATGAACCTACACCGCACTACCAGCGTGCTCAGTCGGACGGTGTCTACAGACTCAGTCGCA CATTCCCACTCCTGGATCTCTGAGGATGACATCTATAAGCCACACCTTGAGGAAGTGGCTGACCCCGATGACTCTTTGCTAGGGTCTGGCCCAGCTTGTGTGAATGGATTTACCTCTCCCCCTCCAGAGCCCGAGACCCCCCAGTCTCCCCCCAGCGTGGTTCACCGCAGGCAGATAG GCCTCTCCAACCCTTTCCGCGGACTGCTGAAGCTGGGCCACCTGGAGCGGCGGGGCACGGTGGGCATGTGGCGCGACTACTACTGCGAGCTCTCGCCCTTCGAATTCCGACTCTACCAGAATGCAGAGGAGCGTACCTGCTGCGACAATTGCTCCCTGCTGCGTTGCGAGGACGCCCGCGTCACCTCGGCCGAGGGCCGCTTCGACCTTTCCTTCCCCGGGAAAAGGCTCCTCATGCGGGCGGCCAACCGCGATGAGGCCGAGGACTGGGTGGACCGCATCGCTGAAGCCGTCAACAAGTGCCGCCCGCTTAACCTCATCGATGACCAGTGGGAGGTGCTGCAGCTCTCTGACAGCAGTGTAACCCCGGATGAATTCCCAAAATCTTCCCCTTCATCCGCCTCCTCCGTACCCACCAGTCCCGAGCGAGGGGGGACTGTGGTTGAGCAGGAGCAACagctggagctggactggacgcgtCCCACAGACCCAGAGTCAGACGCCATTAAGGAAGCGGTGCTGTACTTCTGCCAGGACTCCGAGGCACGCAACTGGACTCCTCtcgtcttctccctctccttagAGACTCTCAAGGGCTTCCGGATGCAAGACGGGCAGAAGGTGCTGCGCTTCTCCCACCCAATCGAGGGCATCCGGGACGTGGTCCCAGACGTTTCTCTGGGTGGACCAGCCTTCTTTAGGGTCGTAACGGCCAGGGATACGCTCAAGCTGAGGGCCAAGAGCTCTGAGGAGGCACGTGTCTGGAGGGGCCTCATCAGGGGAGCCCTGGACTCCTACCTGGAGAGTGGAGAAGACTGGGAGCCTGAGAGCCCCGGGGTGGCACATGGGGCGGGAGGGAACATCCACAGACTGGTGCAGCATAGACTGAAGGGGGACGGGGTGCTGCTGGCCCATCTATGCACAGTGCCCACAGAGAAGGGGCTGGACCTTCAGGGCTTCAAGTGTGCAG GTTGTCCAAAGGTGATGGGCGTTTCCCGAGGGAAAGCCAGACTGTGTGAGTTCTCAGGGCAGTACTACTGCGACGCTTGTCACCAGGGCGACACCATCGTCATACCCTCCCGCATGGTGCACAACTGGGACCTCACACCTCGGGAG GTCTCCAGGCGTGCACTTAAGCTGCTGGCTCAGATTGAACATGAGCCCCTGCTGAACCTTGACCTTTTGAACTCTGACCTGTGGGAGCATGCCGAGGCCATGGCCCAGGCACAGAGCCTCAGACAGAGGCTGCGTCTCCTAGGAGACTACCTTCTCATCTGCCGCAGCGGAGCATGCAAGAACATCCAGACCAG ACTGGGTCCAAGGACATACTTATTAGAATCAAGCCATCTCTACAGTGTCATGGACTTACGACAG atAGCGGAGGGAATGTATGTGGCCTACCTGAACACTTTGATCCAGTTTGCCTCCAACCACGTCCACCACTGTGACCTTTGTACCCAGAGGGGCTTCATCTGCCAGATCTGTCACGCCAGTGACATCATCTTCCCCTTCCAGTTCGACACTACCACCAG GTGTAAAGAGTGTAAGGCCGTGTTTCACGCAACCTGCAAGGCCAAGTCGCCTTCCTGTCCACGATGCCTGCGTCTTCAGAGGTACCTCGAGAGAGATCTGCAGGACTAA